TCGTCGTCCCACAGCAGCATTATCTCTGATATATCGGCACTGAGGAATGGCCGTTCGTACTCCAAGAAGATCTTGTCAACGGTGCCGAACATGAGATTCTCGATGGACTCCTGTTTGTACTGGGGCAGCACAGGATCGAAGAGCGTTCGATGGGTTTCCTTCAGCACGCCCAGCGGTATGGTGCATATCACATGGGCTGCATGGAACACTCGACCGTCCTCGCAATCTACGCGCACATTGCCTGCAGTAGTATCACAATTGCTGCTCGAGTTGGACTCCACGGAGCCGCCTCGAAGTCCCCCCGTCGGCACTTCCGTCACTGTGCGCTCCGAGTCGTCCGAATGCTCGTCCTCCGAATTCTCGTCGACGGTCTCCAGTCCGGTGAAGGTCTTTTTTCGCTTCCAGTGGATCTTCTTCACCGGGCATTTGGTCAGGATGGACTGCTTGGGTATCTGTGCGCCCAGCGGTCGCAGGATGGAGCTGTAGCCAGAGGGCAGCACTATGTTGCCTCCCTGTAGCTCCGTGTAGCTGCCTaaagggaaaaatatatttatattttaaactgttgattgttaattgttcAGGCACTCACCGAGTTCGAGGAGATCCACCTCGTTCATGTTGTTGCAGCCCGTAATGCAGGTCTCTCTCTTCAGCAGACAGTTAAAGATGGACTGCTTCAGGCGCTTCTCCTTGGGATCCTGCACTCCGCTCAGGTAGATCTCGATCTCGTAGTTAATGTGCTCGCCCACGCTGTGAATATCCGGTGGCGGGCTGTACTGACACAGGAAGTACTCGTCGCAGCGCCTCAGAAAGCAGACGTACGCCTCGTAGATCTCCTGCAGTATGCTGAACGGCACCTGGTGCCCGTCCTCCGTGGTGGCCACCACCTTGTGCGGCTTTGGAACGTTCACCACGCTGACTAGACCATGCTGCACGGCCAGCTCGAAGATGGGGTTGCCCAGGACTCCGTGTATCCAGTTGGCGCCCAGTTCAATCTGTGGTTTAAAAAGGAGATTTATCAGGAgtgatttgttttaaatattaataggtATTTCTAGAGAAAGTAACTAGCTAAAGCATTTTTTCTTAACAGATAAATGCCTTCAACTTGCCGGTGATAAACAGATAGGAACTGAcctacattattattatttttagggGGCGTAAAAAGTGAATGTAAAATGCACAAGACTGTATTGTagataaatcaattttttataaCATAATAACTATGAGTTGCATTACTAAGATattgtgaaataataaagtacaaaacaaagttaaaatgtattaataaatagatacctttgaaataaattttaaaaattttaaaataattttatatttgaagATTTTTTAGCCCTATAAATAAGACTACGTGATCGTGGCCCCGCAAAACCCGTGAGTTTTTATAGGGCATTGCACTAGATACGTCATCATTGGGCTAATTCAGAAAAACCCTATCTTATCTAGCCAAAAAC
This portion of the Drosophila takahashii strain IR98-3 E-12201 chromosome 3R, DtakHiC1v2, whole genome shotgun sequence genome encodes:
- the LOC108061820 gene encoding peroxisomal N(1)-acetyl-spermine/spermidine oxidase, encoding MGDKEEPVTPAPSPTEEAVANIGACGAGGDQPQTSGTSTNVKIVIIGAGMAGLSAANHLLQNGCEDFIILEARGRVGGRIVSIPLSNNQKIELGANWIHGVLGNPIFELAVQHGLVSVVNVPKPHKVVATTEDGHQVPFSILQEIYEAYVCFLRRCDEYFLCQYSPPPDIHSVGEHINYEIEIYLSGVQDPKEKRLKQSIFNCLLKRETCITGCNNMNEVDLLELGSYTELQGGNIVLPSGYSSILRPLGAQIPKQSILTKCPVKKIHWKRKKTFTGLETVDENSEDEHSDDSERTVTEVPTGGLRGGSVESNSSSNCDTTAGNVRVDCEDGRVFHAAHVICTIPLGVLKETHRTLFDPVLPQYKQESIENLMFGTVDKIFLEYERPFLSADISEIMLLWDDDKRDMNSTEEELASEAYLSKNWFKKIYSFAKMSDTLLLGWVSGREAEYMETLPHEAVAEKCTEILRNFLQDPYVPKPKRCVCTSWKSQDFTGGAYTSIPVGATQEDIENLAQPLYATPQAMKPAITFAGEHTHSSFYSTVHGAYLSGRTAAQHLLASEEPDEIIMESDGSDLSAWIQGIALD